From Cyanobium sp. ATX 6F1, a single genomic window includes:
- a CDS encoding trypsin-like peptidase domain-containing protein encodes MTPEHRPAPRLPRASALVTGVATGTLAGLLLGGCVAGFPGLPGFPGLPGARRGGDPAQVSDAPPPAPLQAGNNFIVNAVDKVGPAVVRIDTVKRVLNPLGGLFGGGPSIQQQQGQGSGFITRSDGVLLTNAHVVEGAGDVTVTLPDGRSFHGKVLGSDPVTDVAVVKVVASKLPVAPLGDSDKVRPGEWAIAIGNPLGLDNTVTAGIISAIGRSNAVGEGQRVPYLQTDAAVNPGNSGGPLINDRGQVIGINTAIRQAPGAGLSFAIPIRLARQIAAQILERGRASHPYIGVRLQALNPQLAREINATSAECKLPEVYGVVVVEVMGGSPAAKGGLKNCDLIEQVGNERVKSPSEVQVAVDQGKVGAALPLKVRRGEQRLDLQLQPAELPREG; translated from the coding sequence ATGACCCCTGAACACCGCCCCGCCCCCCGCCTTCCGCGCGCCTCTGCCCTGGTCACGGGGGTGGCCACAGGCACACTCGCCGGGCTGCTGCTGGGGGGCTGTGTGGCGGGATTTCCAGGCTTGCCCGGGTTTCCTGGCCTGCCGGGCGCGCGGCGGGGAGGTGACCCGGCCCAGGTGAGCGACGCGCCGCCGCCAGCGCCGCTGCAGGCGGGCAACAACTTCATCGTCAACGCCGTCGACAAGGTGGGGCCGGCGGTGGTGCGGATCGACACAGTCAAGCGCGTGCTCAACCCGCTCGGTGGCCTGTTCGGCGGTGGCCCCTCGATCCAGCAGCAGCAGGGTCAGGGCTCGGGCTTCATCACCCGCTCCGATGGGGTGCTGCTCACCAATGCCCACGTGGTGGAGGGGGCGGGCGACGTGACGGTCACCCTGCCGGATGGCCGCAGCTTCCACGGCAAGGTGCTGGGCAGCGATCCGGTCACCGATGTGGCGGTGGTGAAGGTGGTGGCCTCGAAGTTGCCCGTGGCCCCCCTGGGGGACTCCGACAAGGTGCGACCTGGGGAGTGGGCGATCGCCATCGGCAACCCCCTGGGCCTCGACAACACGGTGACCGCCGGGATCATCAGCGCCATCGGCCGCTCCAATGCGGTGGGCGAGGGCCAGCGGGTGCCCTATCTGCAGACCGATGCGGCCGTCAACCCCGGCAACAGCGGCGGTCCACTGATCAACGACCGGGGCCAGGTGATCGGCATCAACACCGCCATCCGCCAGGCCCCGGGCGCAGGTCTGAGCTTCGCGATCCCGATCCGTCTCGCCCGTCAGATCGCCGCCCAGATCCTCGAGCGCGGCCGTGCCTCCCACCCCTACATCGGCGTGCGCCTGCAGGCGCTCAACCCGCAGCTGGCGCGGGAAATCAACGCCACCTCGGCGGAATGCAAGCTGCCCGAGGTCTACGGGGTGGTGGTGGTGGAGGTGATGGGCGGAAGCCCCGCCGCCAAGGGCGGCCTCAAAAACTGTGACCTGATCGAGCAGGTGGGCAACGAGCGGGTCAAGAGCCCCTCCGAGGTGCAGGTGGCCGTGGACCAGGGCAAGGTGGGGGCTGCCTTACCCCTGAAGGTGCGCCGGGGGGAGCAACGGCTCGACCTGCAGCTCCAGCCCGCTGAACTTCCGCGCGAAGGCTGA
- a CDS encoding TIGR04282 family arsenosugar biosynthesis glycosyltransferase, producing MRSGEPWSAGGRALQLVVMARWPAPGRCKRRLAAGIGAQAAARIQWALTRHTMATAHSVAAGAGAQLVLAVDGLGPKAAERWGDELGADRVRLQGPGGLGLRLQRQLRHSFREGAQAVALIGTDLPGLDRHGLGAALAALAHQPLVLGPALDGGYWLIGLGAHSPSVPLLAGIPWGTGRVLELTCQAAADQGLEPLLLGELSDLDRPGDLSPWLG from the coding sequence TTGCGCTCTGGTGAGCCCTGGAGCGCCGGCGGCAGGGCGCTGCAGCTGGTGGTGATGGCCCGCTGGCCGGCGCCGGGGCGTTGCAAGCGGCGGCTGGCGGCGGGGATCGGCGCCCAGGCCGCCGCCCGGATCCAGTGGGCGCTCACCCGCCACACCATGGCCACGGCCCATTCGGTGGCGGCGGGGGCCGGCGCCCAGCTGGTGCTGGCGGTCGACGGGCTCGGCCCGAAGGCCGCCGAGCGCTGGGGCGACGAGCTGGGGGCCGATCGGGTACGCCTGCAGGGGCCCGGCGGGCTTGGGTTGCGCCTGCAGCGCCAGCTACGCCACAGCTTCCGGGAGGGGGCCCAGGCGGTGGCCCTGATCGGCACCGACCTGCCCGGCCTCGATCGCCATGGCCTGGGGGCCGCCCTGGCCGCCCTGGCGCATCAGCCACTGGTGCTGGGGCCCGCGCTCGATGGCGGCTACTGGCTGATCGGCCTGGGGGCCCACAGCCCGAGCGTGCCGCTGCTGGCCGGCATCCCCTGGGGCACGGGCCGGGTGCTGGAGCTCACCTGCCAGGCGGCGGCGGACCAGGGGCTGGAGCCCCTGCTCCTGGGGGAACTCAGCGACCTCGATCGACCCGGGGATCTCTCGCCATGGCTGGGCTGA
- a CDS encoding TIGR04283 family arsenosugar biosynthesis glycosyltransferase, with protein MAGLNRAASVQVVIPALNEALRLPLLLADLAAAPDLLRRPLVVDGGSGDGTPAIARLAGARVISSPPGRGIQLQRGAQLALAELDLEARVHSEREGESGERSARQGGCWLLLLHADGRLGPRWQEALQRALAQPPAPWCFQLRIEGSGLGLRLVEGAVALRTRLLHRPYGDQGLLIPSDLYRRVGGYRPWPLMEDLDLVQRLAAQGPVRCLGAELRVDGRRWRRQGVARTAWRNWQLRRAWRGGVSLERLAQSYYGS; from the coding sequence ATGGCTGGGCTGAACCGGGCGGCGTCCGTTCAGGTGGTGATCCCTGCCCTGAACGAAGCGCTGCGCTTGCCGCTGCTGCTGGCGGACCTGGCGGCCGCCCCAGATCTGCTCCGTCGCCCGCTCGTGGTGGATGGCGGCAGCGGCGATGGCACCCCGGCGATCGCGCGCCTGGCCGGGGCCCGGGTGATCAGCAGCCCCCCCGGTCGCGGGATCCAGCTGCAGCGCGGGGCCCAGCTCGCCCTGGCGGAGCTGGATCTGGAGGCCCGGGTGCACAGCGAACGGGAAGGGGAGAGCGGGGAGCGCAGCGCCAGGCAGGGGGGTTGCTGGCTGCTGCTGCTCCATGCCGACGGGCGCCTCGGCCCGCGCTGGCAGGAGGCGCTGCAGCGGGCCCTGGCCCAGCCCCCCGCACCCTGGTGTTTCCAGCTGCGCATCGAAGGGAGCGGTCTCGGCCTGCGGCTGGTGGAGGGGGCCGTGGCCCTGCGCACCCGCCTGCTCCATCGCCCCTACGGCGACCAGGGGTTGCTGATTCCAAGTGACCTCTACCGGCGGGTGGGGGGCTACCGGCCCTGGCCGCTGATGGAGGACCTGGATCTGGTGCAACGGCTCGCCGCCCAGGGGCCCGTGCGCTGCCTGGGGGCGGAGCTGCGGGTGGATGGGCGCCGCTGGCGGCGGCAGGGGGTGGCGCGCACCGCCTGGCGAAACTGGCAGCTGCGCCGGGCCTGGCGCGGCGGGGTGAGCCTGGAACGGCTGGCGCAGAGCTACTACGGCAGCTGA
- a CDS encoding GNAT family N-acetyltransferase, with the protein MDSHPALIPHYGEGHRLCPVANTQVTLVLSLDREIDLVELEQLCDAVGWSRRPLRRVRKALEHSLLRVGLWRHDARVPRLVGFARCTGDGVSEATVWDVAVHPRYQGAGLGKQLMVYVLDQLRAMEVERVSLFADPGVVGFYADQGWELEPMQRRCAFWYSP; encoded by the coding sequence TTGGATTCCCACCCCGCCCTGATCCCCCACTACGGCGAAGGACACCGTCTCTGCCCGGTGGCCAACACCCAGGTGACCCTCGTGCTCAGCCTGGACCGGGAGATCGATCTGGTGGAACTCGAGCAACTCTGCGATGCGGTGGGCTGGAGCCGCCGGCCCCTGCGCCGGGTGCGCAAGGCCCTGGAGCACAGCCTCCTGCGGGTGGGCCTCTGGCGCCACGACGCCCGGGTGCCCCGCCTGGTGGGCTTTGCCCGCTGCACGGGCGATGGGGTAAGCGAGGCCACGGTCTGGGATGTGGCGGTTCACCCCCGCTACCAGGGGGCAGGGCTGGGGAAGCAGTTGATGGTCTACGTGCTCGATCAGTTGCGCGCCATGGAGGTGGAGCGGGTCAGCCTGTTCGCCGATCCCGGTGTGGTCGGGTTCTACGCCGACCAGGGCTGGGAACTGGAGCCGATGCAGCGCCGCTGCGCCTTCTGGTATTCCCCCTAG
- a CDS encoding alpha/beta fold hydrolase, with protein sequence MWRSTPQAPLSPTPARPDPSAPLLVCLHGWLLSGRLWEPLEQALTPRWPVWAPDLPGFGQRPRPRQLQPTLASYGRWVAEASRAEANGRKIVLVGHSLGGSVALHAAAALGDQLLALVQIAAGGGVYQPRPFARLRQGGSAFLRLRPRWLAGLPGTDAIRSPLVADLRAARGLLACSTNRGAVRQLPGLTARLGVPSLWISGSRDGVMEPRYVRHLAGYAPLHSVELLEGLGHLPMRQDPRQLASLIERWLESVLDEQAQSLASPRSWRSANCA encoded by the coding sequence GTGTGGAGATCCACGCCCCAGGCACCCCTGAGCCCCACCCCCGCCCGTCCTGACCCGTCGGCGCCCCTGCTGGTCTGCCTGCACGGCTGGTTGCTCTCCGGGCGGCTGTGGGAGCCCCTGGAGCAGGCCCTGACCCCCCGCTGGCCGGTCTGGGCGCCCGATCTGCCGGGCTTCGGCCAGCGACCCCGGCCCCGGCAACTCCAGCCCACCCTGGCCAGCTATGGCCGCTGGGTGGCCGAGGCCAGCCGCGCCGAGGCCAACGGGCGCAAGATTGTTCTGGTGGGTCATTCCCTGGGCGGCAGCGTCGCCCTCCACGCCGCCGCTGCCCTGGGCGATCAGCTGCTGGCTCTGGTGCAGATCGCCGCCGGTGGCGGGGTCTACCAGCCGAGGCCGTTCGCGCGCCTGCGGCAGGGCGGATCCGCCTTCCTGCGGTTGCGCCCCCGCTGGCTGGCTGGCCTGCCCGGCACCGACGCCATCCGCAGCCCCCTGGTGGCCGATCTGCGGGCGGCCCGGGGGCTCCTGGCCTGCAGCACCAACCGCGGCGCCGTGCGCCAGCTGCCCGGGCTCACCGCCCGGCTGGGCGTGCCCAGTCTGTGGATCAGCGGCAGCCGAGATGGGGTGATGGAGCCCCGCTACGTGCGCCACCTGGCGGGCTATGCGCCCCTGCACTCGGTGGAGTTGCTCGAAGGGCTGGGCCATCTGCCCATGCGCCAGGATCCCCGCCAACTGGCCAGCCTGATCGAGCGCTGGCTGGAGTCTGTGCTGGACGAGCAAGCTCAGAGCCTGGCCAGTCCCCGCTCCTGGAGATCAGCCAACTGCGCGTAA
- a CDS encoding ABC transporter ATP-binding protein: MASRDRQRLRLLLPYIGRERRRLTLSLVLLIPVALAAAVQPLLVGQAISALRHEPTMAWLAGQSVPQALRTLVGLLLLAVMVRLALQGVQTYNIQVVGQRLTARIRDDLFAHALALSLRFHDRTPVGKLLTRLTSDVDALAEVFGSGAIGVLADLVTLLVIAFTMISIEHRLGALLLAIQVPVTFAIVWLQGRYRKANYRVREELGQLNADFQENLQGLEVVQMFRREATNSHRFASTAQLYRKAVDGTIFYDSAISALIEWVALAAIAVVLALGGLLVDRGAMGLGTLTTFILFSQRLFDPLRQLAERFTQIQGGLTAIQRIDELMEEPIEIAELPVGQLSAAAVRSGAERASAGEVVFENVSFAYRSDDPILTDLSFRIAAGEHVALVGPTGSGKTTVIRLLCRLYEPQRGRILLDGIDIRQLPIATLRQRLGVVLQDTFLFSGSVADNLRLDAPIDDVELLRLCNELGLEGLLERLPDGLATELRERGGNLSSGERQLLSVVRVAIRNPSVLVMDEATAFMDPSTEATLQHDLDTLLSQRTAIVIAHRLATVEAADRILVLRRGRLIEQGTHRQLRAAGGLYAQLADLQERGLARL; this comes from the coding sequence ATGGCCTCCCGCGATCGCCAACGGCTGCGTCTGCTGCTCCCCTACATCGGCCGTGAGCGCCGCCGCCTCACCCTTTCCCTGGTGCTGCTGATTCCGGTGGCCCTGGCGGCCGCCGTCCAGCCCCTGCTGGTGGGTCAGGCGATCTCGGCCCTGCGCCATGAACCCACCATGGCCTGGCTGGCGGGTCAGAGCGTGCCCCAGGCCCTGCGTACCCTCGTGGGGCTGCTGCTCCTGGCGGTGATGGTGCGCCTCGCCCTGCAGGGCGTGCAGACCTACAACATCCAGGTGGTAGGCCAGCGACTTACGGCCCGCATCCGCGATGACCTGTTCGCCCATGCCCTGGCCCTCTCGCTGCGCTTCCACGACCGCACCCCGGTGGGCAAGCTGCTCACCCGGCTCACCAGCGATGTGGATGCCCTGGCGGAGGTGTTCGGCAGCGGCGCCATCGGCGTGCTCGCCGACCTGGTGACCCTGCTGGTGATTGCCTTCACGATGATCTCGATCGAGCACCGCCTGGGGGCCTTGCTGCTGGCGATCCAGGTGCCGGTCACCTTCGCGATCGTCTGGCTGCAGGGCCGCTACCGCAAGGCCAACTACCGGGTGCGGGAGGAGCTCGGCCAGCTCAACGCCGACTTCCAGGAGAACCTCCAGGGGCTGGAGGTGGTGCAGATGTTCCGCCGCGAGGCCACCAACAGTCACCGCTTCGCCAGCACCGCCCAGCTCTATCGCAAGGCGGTGGACGGCACGATTTTTTATGACAGCGCCATCTCGGCCCTGATCGAATGGGTGGCCCTGGCGGCAATCGCCGTGGTGCTCGCCCTTGGTGGCCTGCTGGTGGATCGCGGGGCCATGGGCCTGGGCACGCTCACCACCTTCATTCTTTTTTCCCAGCGGCTGTTTGACCCGCTGCGCCAGTTGGCCGAACGCTTCACCCAGATCCAGGGGGGGCTCACGGCGATCCAGCGCATCGACGAGCTGATGGAGGAGCCGATCGAGATCGCTGAACTTCCTGTGGGCCAGCTCAGTGCCGCCGCCGTGCGTTCAGGCGCCGAGCGCGCCAGCGCCGGGGAGGTGGTGTTCGAGAACGTCTCGTTCGCCTACCGCAGTGACGATCCGATCCTCACTGACCTCAGCTTCCGCATCGCCGCCGGTGAGCACGTGGCCCTGGTAGGGCCCACGGGTTCGGGCAAGACCACGGTGATCCGGTTGCTCTGCCGGCTCTATGAACCCCAGCGGGGGCGGATCCTGCTCGATGGCATCGACATCCGCCAGCTGCCGATCGCCACCCTGCGCCAGCGGTTGGGGGTGGTGCTCCAGGACACCTTCCTGTTCAGCGGCAGCGTGGCCGACAACCTGCGCCTCGATGCGCCGATCGATGACGTCGAGCTGCTGCGGCTCTGCAACGAACTGGGGCTGGAGGGCCTGCTGGAACGGCTGCCCGACGGCCTGGCCACGGAGCTGCGCGAGCGGGGAGGCAACCTCTCCTCCGGCGAGCGTCAGTTGCTTTCAGTCGTAAGGGTGGCGATCCGCAACCCCTCGGTGCTGGTGATGGATGAGGCCACGGCCTTCATGGATCCCTCCACCGAGGCAACCCTCCAGCACGACCTCGACACGCTGCTGTCCCAGCGCACCGCGATCGTGATCGCCCACCGGCTGGCCACGGTGGAAGCCGCCGATCGCATCCTGGTCCTGCGGCGTGGCCGCCTGATCGAGCAGGGCACCCATCGTCAGCTGCGGGCCGCCGGGGGGCTTTACGCGCAGTTGGCTGATCTCCAGGAGCGGGGACTGGCCAGGCTCTGA
- the hisG gene encoding ATP phosphoribosyltransferase, whose product MITVALAKGALLKDSVRRFAAAGLDFSALLDADNRQLRVPSTCGRARALLVRNADVAVYVAYGQAQLGVVGYDVLKEHPLPVAQLVDLGFGGCRMAVAVKATSGYSRAADLPPHCRVASKFTRCAEAFFADLDLPVELIHLTGSVELGPITGMSEAIVDLVATGRTLQENGLVAIDELFHSTARLIGHPLALRLDAGPLQALVDRVAAAGSPPSGP is encoded by the coding sequence ATGATCACCGTCGCCCTGGCCAAAGGCGCCCTTCTCAAGGATTCGGTGCGGCGTTTCGCCGCCGCCGGTCTTGATTTCAGCGCCCTGCTCGATGCCGACAACCGCCAGCTGCGGGTGCCCAGCACCTGCGGCCGTGCCCGCGCCCTGCTGGTGCGTAACGCCGATGTGGCCGTCTACGTGGCCTATGGCCAGGCCCAGCTGGGCGTGGTGGGCTACGACGTGCTCAAGGAGCATCCGTTGCCCGTGGCCCAGCTGGTGGATCTGGGCTTCGGTGGCTGTCGCATGGCCGTGGCGGTCAAGGCCACGAGTGGCTACAGCCGGGCGGCTGATCTGCCACCCCACTGCCGCGTCGCCAGCAAGTTCACCCGTTGCGCGGAGGCCTTCTTCGCCGACCTCGACCTGCCGGTGGAGCTCATCCATCTCACCGGCTCGGTGGAGCTGGGACCGATCACGGGGATGTCCGAGGCCATCGTCGATCTGGTGGCCACGGGCCGCACCCTTCAGGAGAACGGATTGGTGGCGATCGATGAGCTGTTTCACAGCACGGCGCGGCTGATCGGGCACCCCCTGGCCCTGCGGCTCGATGCTGGTCCGCTGCAGGCCCTGGTGGACCGGGTCGCCGCGGCGGGCTCCCCCCCTTCTGGCCCGTAG
- the gloB gene encoding hydroxyacylglutathione hydrolase: protein MAAADTVDLIPVLDDNYVFVWHGGSGSKAVVVDPAVAEPVIAWLEQRQLELVAILQTHHHSDHIGGTPGLLARWPGAEVFAAGADRARIPIQTRSVAGGERFTLLGRPVQVLDVPGHTRAHIAYYLPAVPGTAARGELFCGDTLFVGGCGRLFEGSPAQMQQSLQSLAALPADTRVWCAHEYTEGNFAWAAAERPHDPALGERLEEVRKLRAAGRFTVPSSIGAELATNLFLRAADAAELGALRESKNNWRG from the coding sequence ATGGCTGCCGCCGACACCGTGGACCTGATCCCCGTTCTCGACGACAACTACGTGTTCGTCTGGCACGGGGGATCGGGCTCGAAGGCGGTGGTGGTGGATCCTGCCGTTGCCGAACCCGTGATCGCCTGGCTGGAGCAACGCCAGCTGGAACTGGTGGCCATCCTCCAGACTCACCACCACAGCGACCACATCGGCGGCACCCCGGGCCTGCTGGCCCGCTGGCCCGGCGCCGAGGTGTTCGCCGCCGGCGCGGACCGCGCCCGCATTCCCATCCAGACCCGCTCGGTGGCGGGCGGCGAGCGGTTCACGCTTCTGGGCCGCCCGGTGCAGGTGCTGGATGTGCCGGGCCACACCAGGGCCCACATCGCCTACTACCTGCCAGCTGTTCCAGGAACGGCGGCCCGGGGGGAGCTGTTCTGCGGCGACACCCTGTTCGTGGGGGGCTGCGGGCGCCTGTTTGAGGGCAGCCCGGCCCAGATGCAGCAGTCGTTGCAATCCCTGGCGGCCCTGCCGGCGGACACCCGGGTGTGGTGCGCCCACGAGTACACCGAAGGAAATTTCGCCTGGGCCGCGGCCGAACGGCCCCACGATCCGGCGCTGGGCGAGCGGCTGGAGGAGGTGCGGAAGCTGCGGGCCGCCGGGCGCTTCACGGTGCCCAGCAGCATCGGAGCGGAGCTGGCCACCAACCTCTTCCTGCGCGCCGCCGATGCCGCTGAGCTGGGGGCCCTGCGGGAGAGCAAGAACAACTGGCGCGGTTAG
- a CDS encoding orange carotenoid-binding protein, with product MSFTIDAARSIFPQTRTADIVPSTLARFDQLTVEDQLALIWFAYKEMGKTITVAALGAARMQFAERTLSELRGMSFAEQTKVMFDLANHINTPINRTYALWSNNIKLGFWYELGVWMEQGIVAPIPVGYQLSANAAAVLSTIKGMEAGQQITVLRNMVVDMGYDPKKMEGAETISEPLVSPTAASERTQVSIENVDNPTVIEYMNLLNANDFDNLIELFLPDGALQPPFQKPIIGREAVLKFFKQDCQNLVLVPTKGVSEPADGGFTQIKVTGKVQTPWFGAGVGMDVAWRFLLNPENKIFFVAIDLLASPKELLNLIR from the coding sequence ATGTCTTTCACCATCGATGCCGCCCGCAGCATTTTCCCGCAGACCCGCACGGCCGACATCGTTCCCAGTACCCTCGCGCGCTTCGACCAGCTCACGGTTGAAGATCAGCTTGCCCTGATCTGGTTTGCCTACAAGGAAATGGGCAAAACGATCACCGTGGCAGCCCTGGGGGCCGCAAGAATGCAGTTCGCCGAGCGCACCCTCAGCGAGCTTCGCGGGATGAGCTTTGCCGAGCAGACCAAGGTGATGTTTGACCTCGCCAATCACATCAACACGCCCATCAACCGAACCTACGCGCTCTGGTCCAACAACATCAAGCTGGGCTTCTGGTATGAGCTAGGGGTGTGGATGGAGCAGGGAATCGTTGCGCCCATTCCCGTGGGCTACCAGCTCTCCGCCAACGCCGCCGCCGTTCTCAGCACCATCAAGGGAATGGAGGCTGGTCAGCAGATCACGGTTCTTCGGAACATGGTTGTGGACATGGGTTATGACCCCAAGAAGATGGAGGGTGCCGAAACGATCAGCGAGCCACTCGTGAGCCCCACCGCTGCTTCCGAGCGCACTCAGGTTTCGATCGAGAATGTGGATAATCCCACCGTGATCGAATACATGAATCTTCTGAACGCCAATGACTTCGACAACCTGATCGAGCTGTTTCTTCCCGATGGAGCGCTTCAGCCGCCGTTCCAGAAGCCGATCATCGGCAGGGAGGCGGTGCTCAAGTTCTTCAAGCAGGATTGCCAGAATCTGGTGCTGGTTCCCACCAAGGGCGTCAGCGAGCCCGCCGATGGCGGCTTCACGCAGATCAAGGTCACGGGGAAAGTCCAGACGCCCTGGTTCGGAGCGGGTGTGGGCATGGATGTGGCCTGGAGATTCCTGCTGAATCCGGAGAACAAGATTTTCTTCGTGGCGATCGATCTGCTCGCTTCCCCCAAGGAACTGCTCAATCTGATCCGCTGA
- a CDS encoding fatty acid desaturase, with protein sequence MPCSSATPSRSDRSGPLHRQQSPGGALCSAGGPASTDLTGVVLAALIIAGWILSLGGCLIEAEHLPAIGVVIALLCRTFLHTGLFIVAHDAMHGSLFPGNRRLNHGIGRVALGLYGCLDYDLCLTNHQRHHASPASRQDPDYHDGLRSHPLSWYIRFMGGYLSPLQMTLLVGLWAGGWMTLRSTGSGLIASILLFWTLPLLLSSVQLFLFGTYLPHRGSLGTTLKTHEVRSWALPPLLSLLSCYHFGYHWEHHRYPQVPWHLLPRVHAIETCSRKRHAQRYDD encoded by the coding sequence ATGCCCTGTTCGAGCGCAACGCCGAGCCGAAGCGATCGATCGGGGCCCCTTCACCGGCAACAGAGCCCAGGCGGAGCCCTGTGTTCAGCGGGTGGGCCAGCTTCCACGGACCTGACCGGAGTCGTCCTGGCGGCTTTGATCATCGCCGGCTGGATCCTCAGTCTTGGCGGATGTCTGATCGAAGCCGAACACCTCCCGGCCATCGGGGTCGTGATCGCCCTGCTGTGTCGCACCTTTCTGCACACAGGCCTGTTCATCGTTGCCCATGATGCGATGCACGGCAGCCTCTTCCCAGGCAACAGGCGACTCAACCACGGAATCGGGCGGGTCGCCCTTGGGCTCTATGGCTGCCTCGACTACGACCTCTGCCTCACCAACCATCAGCGCCATCACGCCTCACCGGCAAGCCGCCAAGATCCCGACTATCACGATGGCCTTCGCTCCCATCCACTGAGCTGGTACATCAGATTCATGGGTGGGTATCTTTCCCCCCTGCAGATGACCCTCCTGGTCGGGCTCTGGGCGGGGGGCTGGATGACCCTCCGATCAACGGGCAGCGGATTGATCGCCTCCATCCTGCTGTTCTGGACCTTGCCCCTGCTGTTGAGCTCGGTTCAGCTCTTCCTGTTCGGAACCTACCTGCCCCACAGGGGAAGCTTGGGGACCACCTTGAAGACCCACGAGGTTCGGAGCTGGGCGCTTCCACCGCTGCTGTCGCTGCTGAGCTGTTATCACTTCGGCTATCACTGGGAGCACCATCGCTATCCACAGGTTCCCTGGCACCTGTTGCCACGGGTCCATGCAATCGAAACCTGCTCGCGTAAACGCCACGCGCAGCGCTACGATGACTGA
- a CDS encoding ABC transporter ATP-binding protein, translating to MELRDLWHRYGSSASGADWTLSAIDFQLRPGELVGLLGPSGCGKSTLLRLIAGFERPERGSVWIEGREVAGPHRWLEPERRGVGMVFQDYALFPHLDAWRNTCFGLRPHQDRSRAAWLLELLGLRGLERRYPHELSGGQRQRLALARALAPAPSLVLLDEPFSNLDVEVRTRLRGELPGVLSRCGASGLIVTHDPEEALAICDRVAVLQAGVLQQCASPRELVEHPATAFVGGFALQGNLVPARREGTRIHTAVGVFEPDGEPRAERARAGEPLEVLIRPSGFDLAADPAGEALVVGREFLGREWLYQVEVGTLRLRLRLPLESELERGQRCRLRLKSEPLGLLFPERVAVRPVAESAAVP from the coding sequence CTGGAGTTGCGGGATCTGTGGCACCGCTACGGCAGCAGCGCCTCTGGCGCTGACTGGACCCTGTCGGCGATCGATTTTCAGCTGCGGCCCGGCGAACTGGTGGGCCTGCTGGGCCCCTCCGGTTGCGGCAAATCCACGCTCTTGCGCCTGATCGCCGGCTTCGAGCGCCCAGAGCGCGGCAGCGTCTGGATCGAGGGCCGTGAAGTGGCAGGACCGCACCGCTGGCTGGAGCCGGAGCGGCGCGGTGTGGGCATGGTTTTCCAGGACTACGCCCTGTTCCCCCACCTCGATGCCTGGCGCAACACCTGCTTTGGCCTGCGTCCCCATCAGGACCGCAGCCGTGCCGCCTGGCTGCTGGAGTTGCTGGGGCTCAGGGGGCTCGAGCGCCGTTACCCCCATGAGCTCTCCGGCGGCCAGCGCCAGCGCCTGGCCCTCGCCCGGGCCCTGGCGCCGGCCCCGTCCCTGGTGCTGCTGGATGAACCGTTCTCGAACCTGGACGTGGAGGTGCGCACGCGCCTGCGCGGCGAACTGCCCGGGGTGCTCAGCCGCTGCGGCGCCAGCGGCCTGATCGTCACCCACGATCCGGAGGAGGCGCTGGCGATCTGTGACCGGGTGGCCGTGCTCCAGGCCGGAGTGCTGCAGCAGTGCGCCAGCCCCCGGGAGCTGGTGGAGCACCCCGCCACCGCCTTCGTGGGCGGCTTCGCCCTCCAGGGCAACCTCGTGCCGGCCCGGCGCGAGGGAACGCGGATCCACACCGCCGTTGGGGTGTTCGAGCCCGATGGCGAGCCCAGGGCCGAACGGGCGAGGGCCGGTGAGCCCCTGGAGGTGCTGATTCGCCCCAGCGGCTTTGATCTGGCGGCCGACCCCGCAGGTGAAGCCCTGGTGGTGGGCCGGGAATTCCTGGGCCGCGAATGGCTCTACCAGGTGGAGGTGGGCACGCTGCGCCTGCGCCTGCGGCTACCCCTGGAAAGCGAACTGGAGCGGGGGCAGCGGTGCCGGCTGCGGCTCAAAAGCGAGCCGTTGGGTCTGTTGTTTCCCGAGCGAGTGGCCGTCAGGCCCGTGGCAGAATCGGCGGCTGTGCCGTAA
- a CDS encoding Rid family detoxifying hydrolase produces MVAAPDLEAITTAQAPAPVGPYNQAVKAGGLLFCSGQIALDPLTGALVGDGDVEAETRQVLANLAAVLAAAGASPQQVVRTTVFLADLGDFAKVNALYAGSFGAGVSPARACVQVAALPKGARVEIDAIAVLG; encoded by the coding sequence ATGGTTGCCGCCCCCGACCTCGAAGCGATCACCACGGCCCAGGCACCGGCCCCGGTGGGTCCCTACAACCAGGCGGTCAAGGCCGGGGGGTTGCTGTTCTGCTCCGGTCAGATCGCCCTCGATCCGCTCACCGGAGCGCTGGTTGGCGACGGCGATGTGGAAGCGGAAACGCGTCAGGTGCTGGCCAACCTGGCAGCGGTGCTGGCAGCGGCGGGCGCCTCGCCCCAGCAGGTGGTGCGCACCACCGTGTTCCTGGCGGATCTGGGGGACTTCGCCAAGGTGAACGCCCTCTACGCCGGCAGCTTTGGCGCGGGGGTGTCTCCGGCGCGGGCCTGCGTGCAGGTGGCCGCCCTGCCCAAGGGGGCGCGGGTGGAGATCGACGCCATCGCCGTGCTGGGCTGA